The following proteins come from a genomic window of Candidatus Eisenbacteria bacterium:
- a CDS encoding glycosyltransferase encodes MIVEGGDGLGGAAFGEPAKPLAAHLLSGDLWGGAEAQVFHLIGALLRGGRWEARVILLNDGLAAERLRRAGTRVRVLPERGRSFLSLLRDCGRILREWNPRIVHSHGYKENLLAGFAARPLRGCARIRTQHGSPYPGGRFPYTAYYRVDRFLAPRLCERAIAVSGAVAEEMRRFLPMEKIATVRNGIPLPEEAGGAPPPENPGPGRWIVSCGRLSPEKRFDRLIDAVARLAEEGIDARLLLVGDGPERGALERIAGEIAPGRVRFAGFREEPAPLLGGAEIFALSSEREGLPMTLLEALALGLPAVVPRVGGMAEVIRDGETGLLVPPGDGPALAAAIARLLRDDSLRGRIGAAGKEAVRREYGVDRTARETERVYEEATRR; translated from the coding sequence ATGATCGTTGAGGGAGGGGACGGATTGGGCGGCGCGGCATTCGGGGAACCGGCGAAACCACTGGCCGCGCACCTCCTATCCGGCGATCTGTGGGGAGGGGCGGAGGCGCAGGTCTTTCATCTGATCGGCGCGCTTCTGCGCGGGGGGCGTTGGGAGGCGCGCGTGATCCTCCTCAACGACGGCCTCGCCGCCGAGCGATTGCGCCGCGCCGGAACGCGCGTGCGCGTCCTCCCCGAACGGGGACGATCCTTCCTCTCCCTGCTCCGCGACTGCGGGCGCATTCTACGGGAGTGGAACCCGAGGATCGTTCATTCTCACGGATATAAAGAGAATTTGCTGGCCGGTTTCGCCGCCCGCCCCCTTCGGGGCTGCGCGCGGATCCGCACCCAGCACGGTTCCCCTTATCCGGGAGGGCGTTTCCCCTACACCGCCTACTACCGCGTGGACCGCTTTCTCGCGCCGCGCCTCTGCGAGAGGGCGATCGCCGTCTCCGGCGCGGTGGCGGAGGAGATGCGGCGCTTTCTCCCCATGGAGAAGATCGCGACGGTGCGGAACGGGATCCCTCTCCCGGAGGAAGCGGGAGGCGCGCCGCCTCCGGAGAATCCGGGACCCGGCCGCTGGATCGTCTCTTGCGGGAGGCTCTCCCCGGAGAAACGTTTCGACCGTCTGATCGACGCGGTCGCGCGCCTCGCCGAGGAGGGGATCGACGCGCGGCTTCTCCTCGTCGGAGACGGACCGGAGCGGGGGGCGTTGGAGAGGATCGCCGGTGAAATCGCGCCCGGCCGCGTCCGCTTCGCCGGTTTTCGCGAAGAGCCGGCTCCCCTTCTCGGGGGAGCGGAGATCTTCGCACTCTCCTCGGAGAGGGAGGGACTGCCGATGACCCTTTTAGAGGCTCTCGCCCTCGGGCTCCCGGCGGTGGTTCCCCGCGTGGGGGGAATGGCGGAGGTGATTCGCGACGGCGAGACCGGCTTGCTCGTTCCGCCGGGGGACGGACCGGCGCTCGCCGCCGCGATCGCTAGGCTCCTTCGCGACGATTCCCTGCGCGGGCGAATCGGCGCCGCGGGGAAGGAGGCGGTCCGGCGGGAATACGGCGTGGACCGTACCGCTCGAGAGACGGAGAGGGTATACGAGGAGGCGACGCGCCGGTGA
- a CDS encoding glycosyltransferase: MNVLWVSHFVPWPPRGGNLQRSWHLLRELSREARVDLIAFHRRRSEADRDLDGAKREMEKLCGRVSIFPIPNERSRAAFAAGLLRNLLEKSPYTVQELYSDDFRDRLERYLGDGGYDAVHFDTVDLAGHRPLAAGLPAILNHHNVESLLFRRRAPRERNPLAGAYLRLQASKLGLYEKRWYGAFDRNLFVSAADRSRAESDAPGLRADVVPNGTDTAYYTPGGEGEAKRVVWVGGLSWFPNRDAVAWLLGRLWPRIRQRHPDATLDLIGSAPERFLPRGGADRSVRVHGFVEDLRPLVTGAWLSVAPLRVGGGTRLKILDALAMGKTVLATSVGREGIEAREGEEIVTADGEDAFVEEADRLLRDRDLRERIGKNGRALAERVYDWSVVGAGYRRIVRDLTRGKEE; encoded by the coding sequence GTGAACGTTCTCTGGGTTTCCCATTTCGTCCCCTGGCCCCCGCGCGGCGGGAATCTCCAGCGTTCCTGGCACCTGCTGCGCGAGCTGAGCCGGGAGGCGCGGGTCGACCTGATCGCCTTTCACCGTCGCCGTTCGGAGGCGGACCGCGATCTCGATGGAGCGAAGCGGGAAATGGAAAAGCTCTGCGGCCGCGTATCCATCTTCCCCATTCCGAACGAGAGATCCCGCGCCGCTTTCGCCGCCGGGCTTCTGAGAAATCTGTTGGAAAAGAGTCCATATACGGTTCAAGAATTATATTCGGACGATTTCCGCGACCGGCTGGAGCGATACTTGGGGGACGGGGGATACGACGCCGTCCATTTCGACACCGTCGACCTGGCCGGGCACCGGCCCCTCGCGGCCGGACTACCGGCGATCCTGAACCACCACAACGTGGAGTCTCTCCTCTTCCGCCGCCGGGCGCCGCGGGAAAGGAACCCTCTGGCCGGCGCCTACCTCCGCCTGCAGGCGTCCAAGCTGGGGCTCTACGAGAAGAGATGGTACGGCGCCTTCGACCGGAATCTGTTCGTGTCCGCCGCGGACCGCTCGCGCGCGGAGTCCGACGCGCCGGGTCTCCGAGCCGACGTGGTGCCGAACGGAACCGACACCGCCTACTACACGCCCGGCGGGGAAGGGGAGGCGAAGAGAGTCGTCTGGGTCGGCGGGCTGAGTTGGTTCCCCAACCGGGACGCCGTCGCCTGGCTCCTCGGCCGTCTCTGGCCGCGGATCCGGCAGCGCCATCCCGACGCGACGCTCGATCTGATCGGCTCCGCCCCGGAGCGGTTCCTTCCGCGGGGGGGGGCGGACCGGAGCGTGCGCGTGCACGGCTTCGTGGAGGACCTCCGCCCGCTGGTGACGGGCGCGTGGCTTTCGGTGGCGCCCCTCCGCGTGGGAGGGGGCACGCGCCTCAAGATCCTCGACGCGCTGGCGATGGGGAAGACGGTCCTCGCCACGTCCGTAGGGCGCGAGGGAATCGAGGCGCGCGAAGGGGAGGAGATCGTGACCGCGGACGGAGAGGACGCCTTCGTGGAAGAGGCGGATCGCCTTCTCCGGGACAGGGATTTGAGGGAGCGGATCGGAAAAAACGGAAGGGCGCTCGCGGAAAGGGTCTACGACTGGTCCGTCGTCGGCGCCGGCTACCGGCGGATCGTCCGGGATCTTACACGAGGGAAGGAGGAGTGA
- the wecB gene encoding UDP-N-acetylglucosamine 2-epimerase (non-hydrolyzing), producing the protein MNVVLVSGARPNFMKIAPIHRALAGRPRFRSFLLHTGQHYDDVMSLRFFRDLGLEKPDADLEVGSLSHAAQTGAVLTRFDRFLDTHPTDLVLVVGDVNSTLACALTAVKRGILVAHVEAGLRSFDRRMPEEINRVLTDAVAHILFITEESAAENLRREGIPDERVHFVGNVMVDTLLANRERALKIDPVVPLPKGPYALVTLHRPSNVDREEDLMRAVAILEETSSRLPVLFPVHPRTAAALERTGLRGRLERADGVALLPPLGYLDFLRLFLGAAVLLTDSGGIQEESTALGIPCVTLRENTERPITVEEGTNEVCGLDREKILGVVDGVLAGRGKGGRVPALWDGRAAERIASVLEGLF; encoded by the coding sequence GTGAACGTCGTTCTCGTCTCCGGGGCGAGACCCAACTTCATGAAGATCGCGCCGATTCACCGCGCCCTCGCCGGGCGGCCCCGCTTCCGGAGCTTCCTGTTGCACACGGGCCAGCATTACGACGACGTCATGTCGCTCCGTTTCTTCCGCGACCTGGGGTTGGAGAAACCGGACGCGGACCTGGAGGTGGGCTCTCTCTCCCACGCGGCGCAGACCGGCGCCGTGCTGACCCGTTTCGATCGCTTCCTGGACACTCATCCCACCGATCTGGTCCTGGTCGTGGGGGACGTGAACTCCACACTCGCCTGCGCGCTCACGGCGGTGAAGCGCGGGATCCTCGTCGCCCATGTGGAGGCGGGCCTGCGCAGCTTCGACCGAAGAATGCCCGAGGAGATCAACCGGGTCCTCACCGACGCCGTCGCCCACATCCTCTTCATCACGGAAGAGAGCGCCGCGGAGAACCTCCGCCGCGAAGGGATCCCCGATGAGCGCGTCCATTTCGTCGGAAACGTCATGGTGGACACCCTCCTCGCCAACAGGGAGCGCGCCCTCAAAATCGACCCCGTCGTCCCCCTCCCGAAGGGACCTTACGCGCTGGTGACCCTCCACCGTCCCTCCAACGTGGATCGCGAGGAAGATCTGATGAGGGCGGTCGCGATCCTGGAGGAAACGTCGTCGCGATTGCCCGTTCTCTTCCCCGTCCACCCGCGCACCGCCGCGGCCCTCGAGAGGACCGGCCTCCGCGGCCGGCTCGAAAGGGCCGACGGAGTCGCCCTTCTCCCGCCGCTCGGCTACCTCGACTTCCTTCGTCTCTTTTTGGGCGCTGCCGTACTCTTGACCGATTCCGGAGGCATACAGGAGGAGAGCACCGCGCTCGGCATCCCCTGCGTCACCCTTCGCGAGAACACGGAGCGGCCGATCACCGTAGAGGAGGGGACAAACGAGGTGTGCGGTCTCGATCGGGAGAAGATCCTCGGCGTGGTGGACGGCGTTCTCGCCGGGCGCGGCAAAGGAGGGCGCGTACCGGCGCTCTGGGACGGCCGCGCCGCCGAGAGGATCGCTTCGGTTTTGGAAGGATTGTTTTAG
- a CDS encoding glycosyltransferase — protein MSGTGDTWDGGVPAAADPGRERLRGETFLCFGWSGWEPGAQTWNQVLRRLAYRNRVLFVPPPLERTEVLGSRFAPNGSGGGLRHREDHLYVYRYPRFLPNFYKSRLLIRAIESARLSCLRRALSRIGGKRPILYLLHPKFRGYVGGLNEKMVMYHVLDEYSGYLGANKARLRAEERSLLDTADLTLCVSETLRDAKAGPGRRVVYVPNGVDFDQFVPDAGEEEETPEDLAAIPSPRAGYVGRVCDKLDYRLLLDIARAAPEISFCFAGPVLVVTRENRALFEEWAALRNVHLLGAKPLFEIPRYVRAFDACLMPYAMTREGRQRYPLKLHEYLAAGKPVVSVPLPCLEELHGLVRTAESAEGWVEALRGSFAENGDGERERRIETARRYGWDRVVIRIEDLVRETLASRGADAGTIA, from the coding sequence GTGAGCGGCACGGGCGATACCTGGGACGGCGGCGTTCCCGCCGCCGCTGATCCGGGCCGGGAGCGGCTTCGCGGGGAGACCTTCCTCTGTTTCGGGTGGAGCGGCTGGGAACCGGGGGCGCAGACCTGGAACCAGGTGCTCCGGCGTCTCGCCTACCGGAACCGCGTTCTCTTCGTCCCTCCTCCCCTGGAGAGGACGGAGGTCCTCGGGAGCCGCTTCGCGCCGAACGGCAGCGGCGGCGGGCTTCGCCATCGGGAAGACCATCTCTATGTATACCGCTATCCCCGTTTTCTCCCCAATTTCTACAAGTCGCGCCTCCTGATCCGCGCCATCGAGTCGGCCCGTCTCTCCTGTCTCCGGCGCGCCCTCTCGCGCATCGGCGGCAAGCGACCGATCCTGTATCTGCTCCACCCCAAGTTTCGGGGTTACGTGGGCGGATTGAACGAGAAGATGGTGATGTATCACGTGCTCGACGAGTACAGCGGGTATCTGGGCGCCAACAAAGCGCGGCTCCGGGCCGAGGAGAGGAGCCTGCTGGATACGGCGGACCTGACCCTCTGCGTGTCCGAAACCTTGCGGGACGCCAAAGCCGGTCCCGGACGGCGAGTGGTCTACGTGCCGAACGGCGTCGATTTCGACCAGTTCGTGCCCGACGCCGGTGAAGAGGAAGAGACTCCAGAGGATCTGGCGGCGATTCCCTCCCCGCGGGCGGGGTACGTGGGCCGCGTCTGCGACAAGCTCGACTACCGTCTTCTTCTCGATATCGCCCGCGCGGCGCCCGAGATCTCCTTCTGTTTCGCCGGTCCGGTTCTCGTGGTGACCCGCGAAAACCGGGCGCTTTTCGAGGAATGGGCGGCCCTCCGCAATGTTCACCTGCTCGGCGCGAAACCCCTGTTCGAAATCCCCCGCTATGTGCGCGCCTTCGACGCGTGTCTGATGCCGTACGCCATGACCCGCGAGGGGAGACAGCGCTATCCGCTCAAGCTGCACGAATATCTCGCCGCCGGCAAACCGGTCGTCTCCGTTCCCTTGCCCTGCCTGGAAGAGCTGCATGGTCTCGTGAGGACGGCGGAGAGCGCGGAGGGGTGGGTGGAAGCGCTCAGGGGATCCTTCGCCGAAAACGGCGACGGGGAGAGGGAGCGGCGGATCGAAACGGCCCGCCGTTACGGATGGGACCGCGTGGTGATCCGCATCGAGGATCTCGTGCGGGAGACCTTGGCGTCGCGCGGCGCCGACGCCGGAACGATCGCCTAA